Below is a genomic region from candidate division WOR-3 bacterium.
TTAATGTCCGTATAACTGCGAGCGTAACGGAGTTTAATAAAGCTCTTAAGCGCATGGAACGCGACCTTCGTTTTTTTGGCATGCGGATGTCGCGGATAGGGATGGAAATGACAACGTCGTTGACCCTTCCAATCGCGGCTTTTGGAGCGAAGGCGGTACAGGCGGCAGGAGACATTGAGGCTTTGCGTTTAGCTCTTGAAACGACGTTTAAGAGCGCAGGAAGGTCTGTAGAGGAAGCAAGAAAGGAATTAGAGGCGCTCCGGATAGTTGCGTTGCAGCCAGGCATTGATTTTGAGCAGGCTGTGCGTGGTTCTATTCGCTTGCAGAATGTTGGTTATAGTGCAGAGGCGGCTAGAGCTATTCTTGTAGAGTTAGCTAATGCAATCGCTTTAACTGGTGGTTCAGCTATTGAATTGGATGGTGTAACCCGGCAGTTTGCTCAAGTTATAGCAAAGGGTAGGATTTTGCAGGAAGATTTGACTATTATTCAAGAAAACATGCCTGCGATTGGTCAGGCTTTAAAGAACGCATTTGGCACAAGTTCGGCTGAAAGATTGCGTGAATTAGGAGTAACTACAGAACAGTTGATTTCGACTGTTATTATTGAGTTGAATAAGTTGCCTAGAGTTCAGGGCGGCATTAAGAATGCAATCGTGAACTTTTTTGCCACTTTAAAAATAGAATTAGCGGCGTTTGGCGATGCTATAAATAGAGCAGTTAATATAGAAGAAGCCGGCAACAGGATACTTGATGTATTAAAAAGCATCAGGAAAGGCTTTGAAAGTTTGCCAGAGGGCGCTCAGAAGTTTGTAGTTTATTTAGCCGCTGGGTTGGCAGTTATTGGGCCTGTTATCAAGGTGATAGGCGGTATAGCGCTTACTTTTGGTCGTTTGATAGATGTAGTTAAATTGTTCTCTTCTTTCTCGGTAGGCGCGTTTACGAGAGTAATTCAAGTTGCTACGTTTTTCCAGAGCGTTATTTTAAGCGTAGCGAAATCATT
It encodes:
- a CDS encoding tape measure protein — protein: MTTSLTLPIAAFGAKAVQAAGDIEALRLALETTFKSAGRSVEEARKELEALRIVALQPGIDFEQAVRGSIRLQNVGYSAEAARAILVELANAIALTGGSAIELDGVTRQFAQVIAKGRILQEDLTIIQENMPAIGQALKNAFGTSSAERLRELGVTTEQLISTVIIELNKLPRVQGGIKNAIVNFFATLKIELAAFGDAINRAVNIEEAGNRILDVLKSIRKGFESLPEGAQKFVVYLAAGLAVIGPVIKVIGGIALTFGRLIDVVKLFSSFSVGAFTRVIQVATFFQSVILSVAKSFAATQIGAAIISSLQSAYLSALAGVTAFAQGLRASVAALFQATAAAYGFRTAVIAATFGVAAIIAGIVSAIVAIASAFNTASKSQEVFKDGQKQII